A window of Bos taurus isolate L1 Dominette 01449 registration number 42190680 breed Hereford chromosome 19, ARS-UCD2.0, whole genome shotgun sequence contains these coding sequences:
- the GLTPD2 gene encoding glycolipid transfer protein domain-containing protein 2 isoform X2: MGVALPGQMPRRWLHSAIPLAVFALLLVYLWARNLRCGSGTQSCIAEGPPPFQVQQQSGPVEGAEWEEPQCLGPQGMLGRIMRQFRASLKPEGDVELSQYLAGWRDLVRFVTPLGSIFAFATSEASAKVTALEALVHGPQAAHYTSLGTMVAWERPEIASSPSRASGSVSMLLLHRALRWSQLCLHRVATGMLGGPDAGVQCSDAYGTALAPHHSWLVRQAAHLAFLAFPGRGRLLKLMCPGARETEARAAVARAAGTLEDVYNRTQGLLAERGLLELA, encoded by the exons ATGGGGGTCGCACTGCCGGGGCAGATGCCGCGGCGGTGGCTGCACAGCGCAATTCCTCTTGCTGTCTTCGCGCTACTGCTTGTTTATCTCTGGGCTCGGAACCTTC GCTGTGGATCTGGGACGCAGTCCTGCATTGCGGAGGGGCCGCCGCCTTTCCAG GTCCAGCAACAGTCGGGACCCGTGGAGGGCGCGGAATGGGAAGAGCCTCAGTGTCTGGGCCCCCAGGGGATGCTGGGCCGTATAATGAGGCAGTTCCGCGCCAGTCTGAAGCCAGAAGGGGACGTGGAATTGTCACAGTACCTGGCAGGATGGAGGGATCTAGTCAG gttcgtAACTCCCCTCGGCTCCATCTTCGCCTTCGCCACAAGCGAGGCCTCAGCCAAAGTGACAGCCCTCGAAGCTCTGGTGCACGGCCCACAGGCCGCGCACTACACGTCCCTGGGGACGATGGTGGCGTGGGAGCGGCCCGAGATCGCCTCATCGCCCTCGAGGGCTTCAGGCTCGGTATCCATGCTCCTGCTACACCGTGCGCTACGctggtcccagctctgcctccacCGGGTGGCGACCGGGATGCTCGGAGGCCCGGACGCCGGCGTTCAGTGCAGCGACGCTTATGGTACGGCCCTGGCCCCGCATCACTCCTGGCTCGTCCGTCAGGCTGCCCACCTCGCATTCCTCGCTTTCCCGGGTCGCGGCCGCTTACTCAAGCTGATGTGTCCCGGAGCCAGAGAGACGGAGGCGAGGGCCGCGGTGGCCCGGGCCGCGGGCACCCTGGAGGACGTCTACAACCGTACCCAGGGCTTATTGGCTGAGCGCGGCTTGCTCGAGCTGGCCTGA
- the GLTPD2 gene encoding glycolipid transfer protein domain-containing protein 2 isoform X1 — MGVALPGQMPRRWLHSAIPLAVFALLLVYLWARNLREYSVHSPALGGTGESRPWGSKASPKALTALSRLPLSGCGSGTQSCIAEGPPPFQVQQQSGPVEGAEWEEPQCLGPQGMLGRIMRQFRASLKPEGDVELSQYLAGWRDLVRFVTPLGSIFAFATSEASAKVTALEALVHGPQAAHYTSLGTMVAWERPEIASSPSRASGSVSMLLLHRALRWSQLCLHRVATGMLGGPDAGVQCSDAYGTALAPHHSWLVRQAAHLAFLAFPGRGRLLKLMCPGARETEARAAVARAAGTLEDVYNRTQGLLAERGLLELA, encoded by the exons ATGGGGGTCGCACTGCCGGGGCAGATGCCGCGGCGGTGGCTGCACAGCGCAATTCCTCTTGCTGTCTTCGCGCTACTGCTTGTTTATCTCTGGGCTCGGAACCTTCGTGAGTATTCCGTTCACTCACCTGCTCTGGGAGGAACCGGGGAATCCAGGCCCTGGGGATCTAAGGCCTCACCTAAGGCCCTCACCGCTCTGTCCCGCCTCCCCCTCTCAGGCTGTGGATCTGGGACGCAGTCCTGCATTGCGGAGGGGCCGCCGCCTTTCCAG GTCCAGCAACAGTCGGGACCCGTGGAGGGCGCGGAATGGGAAGAGCCTCAGTGTCTGGGCCCCCAGGGGATGCTGGGCCGTATAATGAGGCAGTTCCGCGCCAGTCTGAAGCCAGAAGGGGACGTGGAATTGTCACAGTACCTGGCAGGATGGAGGGATCTAGTCAG gttcgtAACTCCCCTCGGCTCCATCTTCGCCTTCGCCACAAGCGAGGCCTCAGCCAAAGTGACAGCCCTCGAAGCTCTGGTGCACGGCCCACAGGCCGCGCACTACACGTCCCTGGGGACGATGGTGGCGTGGGAGCGGCCCGAGATCGCCTCATCGCCCTCGAGGGCTTCAGGCTCGGTATCCATGCTCCTGCTACACCGTGCGCTACGctggtcccagctctgcctccacCGGGTGGCGACCGGGATGCTCGGAGGCCCGGACGCCGGCGTTCAGTGCAGCGACGCTTATGGTACGGCCCTGGCCCCGCATCACTCCTGGCTCGTCCGTCAGGCTGCCCACCTCGCATTCCTCGCTTTCCCGGGTCGCGGCCGCTTACTCAAGCTGATGTGTCCCGGAGCCAGAGAGACGGAGGCGAGGGCCGCGGTGGCCCGGGCCGCGGGCACCCTGGAGGACGTCTACAACCGTACCCAGGGCTTATTGGCTGAGCGCGGCTTGCTCGAGCTGGCCTGA
- the VMO1 gene encoding vitelline membrane outer layer protein 1 homolog produces the protein MELGAGAKLPLPLLLLQATCLGYAGADSYMSVIEVTNGGPWGDWAWPEMCPDGFFASGFSLKVEPPQGIPGDDTALNGIRLHCARGQADLNAHVVESQSGRWGWWSEPLWCPVGGFLVAFSLRVEAPVTFGDNTAANNVRFLCSDGTELQGPGLTWGDFGNWSELCPKGICGLQTKIQQPQGLLDDTAINDALFFCCRN, from the exons ATGGAGCTAGGAGCAGGAGCCAAGCTGccgctgccactgctgctgctgcaggccACTTGCTTGGGGTACGCAGGAGCAGACAGCTACATGTCGGTCATCGAGGTGACCAACGGGGGCCCCTGGGGCGACTGGGCCTGGCCCGAGATGTGTCCTGACGGATTCTTCGCCAGCGGGTTCTCGCTCAAG GTGGAGCCCCCGCAAGGCATTCCTGGCGATGACACGGCCCTGAATGGGATCCGGCTGCACTGCGCGCGCGGGCAAGCGGATCTCAACGCACACGTGGTGGAGTCCCAGTCTggaag GTGGGGATGGTGGAGTGAGCCGCTGTGGTGTCCCGTCGGCGGCTTCCTGGTGGCTTTCTCGCTTCGAGTGGAGGCACCCGTGACCTTTGGGGACAACACAGCTGCGAACAACGTTCGCTTCCTCTGCTCCGACGGCACGGAGCTGCAGGGGCCGGGCCTGACCTGGGGAGACTTCGGAAACTGGAGTGAGCTTTGTCCTAAAGGCATATGCGGCTTGCAGACCAAGATCCAGCAGCCTCAAGGCCTCCTCGACGACACCGCCATCAACGACGCGCTCTTTTTCTGCTGCCGCAATTGA